One region of Zerene cesonia ecotype Mississippi chromosome 15, Zerene_cesonia_1.1, whole genome shotgun sequence genomic DNA includes:
- the LOC119832148 gene encoding transmembrane protein 70 homolog, mitochondrial produces MLRVFHKSIVLQNKCSLSHNLFKDLNLYKCVTVHQNFVRNYASKTKDDTKFERIYYGNLTPQIRSVKVFSVCSSIAGLCAQPILVKEASNIGSTSLLVALCSVVGFFTFVTPILLHLVTKKYVTEMHYDPSTSTYRATTISFFLIPKKLDFTPDDVVVPDIPGMFTTMQAKGKPLFIEARHFNDPLHYAKIMGYDKPLDFKLGNPEENKK; encoded by the exons ATGTTACGAGTATTTCATAAGAGTATAGTTCTACAAAACAAATGTTCCCTCTCACATAATCTTTTTAAGGATTTAAATCTTTACAAATGTGTAACAGTCCACCAAAACTTTGTGAGAAATTATGCAAGTAAAACTAAGGATGACACAAAATTTGAACGAATTTACTACGGTAATCTTACCCCACAGATAAGGAGTGTAAAAGTTTTCTCCGTGTGCTCAAGTATAGCAGGTCTTTGCGCTCAACCCATTTTAGTTAAAGAAGCCTCTAACATCGGCAGTACCTCACTATTAGTAGCCTTATGTTCAGTAGTTGGATTCTTCACATTTGTCACTCCTATATTACTGCACCTTGTTacgaaaaaatatgtaacggAAATGCATTATGATCCAAGCACATCCACATATAGAGCAACCACGataagtttctttttaataccCAAAAAG TTGGATTTTACACCAGATGATGTTGTAGTTCCGGATATCCCTGGCATGTTCACAACAATGCAAGCCAAGGGTAaacctttatttattgaagCGAGGCACTTCAATGATCCTCTCCACTATGCAAAGATAATGGGCTATGACAAACCATTAGACTTCAAATTGGGAAATCCAGAAGAGAATAAAAAGTAG